A window of Sphingomonas adhaesiva contains these coding sequences:
- the drmA gene encoding DISARM system helicase DrmA, which yields MEAGVVRAEMVRRLRRNLIGPTEAEDADLARERLPAGESPSRWYLSGFIAPSGELATDPPDSAEAEMGELDGIVPDEDGFGAGGAAGDQDEEGDAPPARRRFLPSAIGLSTMVDAGVRTLEATITWGDYVPEPPLPPEVLESGTEQRGMPLTWRRVPRTHHVVIDLPRDDDGIVHLPLPGTAATARAGGALELAVRMRPFALTRADGTAAAVQVVSVFLVNKRLEAPAAYRDLAYAYQVRLELACAQGFVAQHDLSRITRDDWDDQLADLHYRDSAAFAAGLGCAAGHVADPDGTVRCIHTTHLPRAAVERTVAAAVPGVVFAMDRLAALAHDDGDLLAQALAPLADTYAEWSTAQRDAATAPDIADAPQRARTAAALIAAQQEARGRIAAGIALLRDDAQVRSAFAIANRAVADATRARRPGETMPAWRPFQLAFILLNLSGMSDPRHPDRDTADLLFFPTGGGKTEAYLGLAALTIALRRLRGDGLLGAGVAVIMRYTLRLLTLDQLGRAAGLVCALELLRTGPDYLDTAGRPRLGDWPIEIGLWVGSDASPNRLGGKGDRSDGTAVKRVRAYTSGRDTRAPAPIKACPWCGTAFTPQSFRCVPNADAPTNLELRCTSLACPFTGDRALPVVTVDQAIYRRLPAFLIATVDKFAALPWNGEAGAFFAHVDRADDAGFYGAAEPGRGRALHGGHRLAPPDLVVQDELHLISGPLGTVAGLYEAAIDRLATRMLDGHRVRPKIVASTATVRRARDQIRALFDRHETRIFPPPGLDRRDSFFALTRPESAADPARWYVGIAAAGRGPKLVFLQALVTLLGAAQGLADEGAGDAADAYLTALCYFNALRELGGARRIVEDEVAARLSRYGERRRRLEPVDRPFGDRHLREPVELTSRVSTDQVAAAKRRLETHFGAQDAVDVALATNMISVGLDIERLGLMLVQGQPKTAAEYIQATSRVGRNPARPGLVVAILNVHRARDRMHFEQFGHFHDTFYRAVEATSVTPWSPRALDRSLAAVVVAIARHLDPALTPSAAVTALATVPETRAAVIRHLVERAPADVEGGRDRFAATIGALLDDWIAIAADQTAAGARFSYADRPQRLLHPPLDPALDNLPAAHRRFQAAWSMRDVEPGVLVRPRGPDGERVAGAGDML from the coding sequence ATGGAAGCGGGTGTCGTGCGCGCGGAGATGGTGCGGCGGTTGCGCCGCAACCTGATCGGTCCCACCGAGGCGGAGGATGCGGACCTCGCGCGTGAGCGCCTGCCCGCCGGCGAGAGCCCGTCGCGCTGGTATCTCTCCGGCTTCATCGCGCCATCGGGCGAACTCGCCACCGATCCGCCGGACAGCGCCGAGGCGGAGATGGGCGAGCTGGATGGCATCGTGCCGGACGAGGACGGCTTCGGTGCGGGCGGCGCGGCGGGCGACCAAGACGAGGAGGGCGACGCCCCGCCCGCCCGCCGCCGCTTCCTGCCGAGCGCGATCGGCCTGTCGACGATGGTCGACGCCGGCGTCCGCACGCTGGAGGCGACGATCACCTGGGGCGATTATGTCCCCGAACCGCCGCTGCCGCCCGAGGTGCTGGAGAGCGGCACCGAGCAGCGCGGCATGCCGCTCACCTGGCGACGCGTCCCCCGCACGCACCATGTCGTCATCGACCTGCCGCGCGACGACGACGGCATCGTCCACCTGCCGCTGCCCGGCACCGCCGCCACCGCGCGCGCGGGCGGTGCGCTGGAACTGGCGGTCCGCATGCGTCCCTTCGCGCTGACCCGCGCCGACGGCACCGCCGCCGCGGTGCAGGTCGTCTCCGTCTTCCTGGTCAACAAGCGGCTGGAGGCACCCGCGGCGTATCGCGACCTCGCCTACGCCTATCAGGTGCGGCTGGAACTGGCCTGCGCGCAGGGGTTCGTGGCGCAGCACGATCTGTCGCGCATCACCCGCGACGATTGGGACGACCAGCTCGCCGACCTCCATTACCGCGACAGTGCCGCATTCGCCGCCGGGCTCGGCTGCGCGGCCGGGCATGTCGCCGACCCGGACGGCACCGTCCGGTGCATCCACACCACGCACCTGCCGCGCGCCGCGGTGGAGCGGACCGTCGCCGCGGCCGTGCCCGGCGTCGTCTTCGCGATGGACCGTCTGGCGGCGCTCGCCCACGACGACGGCGATTTGCTCGCGCAGGCGCTGGCGCCGCTTGCCGACACCTATGCGGAATGGTCGACCGCGCAACGCGATGCCGCAACCGCGCCCGACATCGCCGACGCCCCCCAGCGCGCCCGCACCGCCGCCGCGCTGATCGCCGCGCAGCAGGAAGCGCGGGGACGCATCGCCGCGGGCATCGCGCTGCTGCGCGACGATGCGCAGGTGCGCTCCGCCTTCGCGATCGCCAACCGCGCGGTCGCGGATGCCACCCGCGCCCGCCGTCCGGGCGAGACAATGCCCGCGTGGCGACCGTTCCAGCTCGCCTTCATCCTGCTGAACCTGTCGGGCATGTCGGATCCGCGTCACCCGGATCGCGACACGGCCGACCTGCTCTTCTTCCCCACCGGCGGTGGCAAGACCGAGGCGTATCTGGGGCTCGCCGCGCTCACCATCGCGCTGCGGCGGCTGCGCGGCGACGGGTTGCTGGGCGCGGGCGTGGCGGTCATCATGCGCTACACCTTGCGGCTGCTGACGCTGGATCAGCTGGGCCGCGCCGCCGGCCTGGTCTGCGCGCTGGAGTTGCTGCGCACCGGCCCGGACTATCTCGATACGGCGGGTCGCCCGCGGCTGGGCGACTGGCCGATCGAGATCGGTCTGTGGGTCGGTTCCGACGCCAGCCCCAACCGGCTCGGCGGCAAGGGCGACCGCAGCGACGGCACCGCGGTCAAGCGCGTCCGCGCCTATACCAGCGGTCGCGACACCCGCGCCCCCGCCCCGATCAAGGCGTGCCCGTGGTGCGGCACCGCCTTCACCCCGCAGAGCTTCCGCTGCGTGCCGAATGCCGATGCCCCCACCAACCTGGAGTTGCGCTGCACCAGCCTCGCCTGCCCCTTCACCGGCGACCGCGCCCTGCCGGTGGTGACCGTCGACCAGGCGATCTACCGCCGCCTCCCCGCGTTCCTGATCGCCACGGTCGACAAGTTCGCCGCGCTGCCGTGGAACGGCGAGGCGGGTGCCTTCTTCGCGCATGTCGACCGCGCCGACGACGCCGGCTTCTACGGCGCGGCGGAGCCGGGACGCGGGCGCGCGCTCCACGGCGGCCACCGGCTCGCACCGCCCGACCTGGTCGTGCAGGACGAGCTCCACCTGATCTCGGGTCCGCTCGGCACCGTCGCCGGCCTGTACGAAGCCGCGATCGACCGCCTCGCCACCCGCATGCTCGACGGCCACCGCGTCCGGCCGAAGATCGTCGCCTCCACCGCCACCGTCCGTCGCGCCCGCGACCAGATCCGCGCGCTCTTCGACCGGCACGAGACGCGCATCTTTCCGCCCCCCGGCCTCGACCGCCGCGACAGCTTCTTCGCGCTGACGCGGCCCGAAAGCGCCGCCGACCCGGCACGCTGGTACGTCGGCATCGCCGCAGCCGGGCGCGGGCCCAAGCTCGTCTTCCTCCAGGCGCTGGTGACGCTGCTCGGCGCGGCGCAGGGACTGGCCGACGAAGGCGCCGGTGACGCCGCGGACGCCTATCTGACCGCGCTGTGCTACTTCAACGCGCTGCGCGAGCTGGGCGGCGCCCGCCGCATCGTCGAGGACGAGGTCGCCGCCCGCCTCTCCCGCTACGGCGAGCGGCGCCGGCGCCTCGAACCCGTCGACCGCCCGTTCGGCGACCGTCACTTGCGCGAGCCGGTCGAGCTGACCTCGCGCGTCTCCACCGATCAGGTCGCCGCGGCCAAGCGGCGGCTGGAAACGCATTTCGGTGCGCAGGACGCGGTCGACGTCGCGCTGGCGACCAACATGATCTCGGTCGGACTCGATATCGAGCGGCTCGGACTCATGCTGGTGCAGGGCCAGCCCAAGACCGCGGCCGAATATATCCAGGCGACCAGCCGCGTCGGCCGCAACCCCGCGCGCCCCGGCCTCGTCGTCGCGATCCTGAACGTCCACCGTGCGCGCGACCGGATGCATTTCGAGCAGTTCGGCCACTTCCACGACACCTTCTACCGCGCGGTGGAGGCGACCAGCGTCACCCCCTGGTCGCCGCGCGCGCTCGACCGCTCGCTCGCGGCGGTGGTGGTGGCGATCGCACGCCATCTCGATCCCGCGCTGACCCCGTCCGCCGCCGTCACCGCGCTGGCCACGGTGCCGGAGACGCGCGCCGCGGTGATCCGTCACCTCGTCGAGCGCGCGCCCGCGGACGTGGAGGGCGGCCGCGACCG
- a CDS encoding Eco57I restriction-modification methylase domain-containing protein, which produces MSGPLPAGRHDWIGYLQPVGLVVAPAALARIGLWPSPQGAADGQAVADALATVDTDAWPFFRDILGWDATRVAGAPGGPLLPDTLRIALREQGTVLEPHWAVMAADGTPQLLVRIEAPDLLLDQRGTSDGWEATAQQRFERLLRETGVMAGVIIGARDTGRRDAAAVGEVVLRLVVAPRGEVSGHMTWPLAALAQTSGRGMLAGLKLLLDAHALFTGPPSHRLPAMLAESRAAQADVSTRLAGQVLASLHELLRGLDAADPARTRALARDRPQHLYEGLLTVLLRLIFILYAEDRGLMPSAAGTSAATLYERGYALGGLHLRLRDDAALYPDTMDERRGAWGRLIALFRLVDRGDPSGFMQARGGKLFSERAFPFLLGQDTPDDAERVLPVGDGCVLRILDNLLMLAGERIAYRSLSVEQIGSVYETVMGFTVECAPAPMLAIRAGKAHRVPVWVDLARLDAAAERDRLLRDDTGRTTLPTAVARALRSARGTEALAAALAPVADARASPRGEPVAPGTPILQPTDERRRTGSHYTPPSLTRPIVAHALAPAFARIGPDARPADVLDLKVCDPAAGSGAFLVEACRQLGERLVTAWLRWPEQRPTIPADEDDLLHAKRLVAQHCLRGVDRNPLAIDLAKLSLWLETLASAHEFTFLDAVLRHGDSLVGLPNPKIVAVTWGKVSGQHSFVEAIVREGIDAAANLRQLMRSEAEIASYAAQERRHRAAIVALERAHLVADAILWSFFAGTGARDRDARLAEVQQCVLAPGAASWDRLTAWRAELRASPIGITSFHWELEFEDVFTRANPGFDAIIGNPPFAGKNTIAAGHARAYPDWLKALHPGAHGNADLVAHFFRRAFSLLRRGGAFGLIATNTIRQGDTRESGLTRILGEGGTIYRAVSRHRWEGEAAVVVAQVFVCRGDGAVPPTLDDRPVRRISAYLMEGDLDASPATLRENAGKVFEGTKVYGAGFLFRDDKPSTAAHTLDAMRRLLERAPPAHAVIRPFLGGEEVYNDPRHRPFRHAIDLTGYALEEATRLFPDVVEVLRTSVKPYRDTVSRSRTRDRWWLFEEARPGLYAAIGAMPQVLVTSCAATPHWALARVPNDGIFGNTLAVMALASHATFAVLQSRVHEVWTRFFSSTLEDRLRYTPSDCFETFPRPAEPLSFLLEEPGQACHDHRAALMIARGEGMTPTYNRFHRATDTADDIERLRDLHHAMDRAVLTAFGWDDLASRAEAVFLDDTNEDDHRYRGRLFWPAAFRDAVLERLLRLNEERATRERM; this is translated from the coding sequence ATGAGCGGGCCGCTCCCCGCCGGTCGCCACGACTGGATCGGCTATCTCCAGCCCGTCGGGCTCGTCGTCGCCCCTGCGGCACTCGCCCGCATCGGGCTCTGGCCCTCACCACAAGGGGCCGCCGACGGTCAGGCGGTCGCGGACGCCCTCGCCACCGTCGACACCGACGCCTGGCCCTTCTTCCGCGATATCCTGGGCTGGGACGCCACGCGCGTCGCGGGCGCTCCCGGCGGCCCACTCCTTCCCGACACGCTGCGCATCGCGCTGCGCGAGCAGGGGACCGTATTGGAGCCGCATTGGGCGGTGATGGCGGCGGACGGCACCCCACAGCTGCTGGTCCGCATCGAGGCACCCGATCTCCTTCTCGACCAGCGGGGCACGTCGGACGGCTGGGAAGCGACCGCGCAGCAGCGGTTCGAGCGATTGCTGCGCGAAACCGGCGTCATGGCGGGCGTCATCATCGGCGCGCGCGACACCGGCCGCCGCGACGCCGCCGCCGTCGGCGAGGTCGTGCTGCGGCTGGTCGTCGCGCCGCGCGGCGAGGTGTCGGGGCACATGACCTGGCCGCTCGCCGCTCTGGCGCAGACCAGCGGACGCGGCATGCTCGCCGGGCTGAAGCTTCTGCTCGACGCGCACGCGCTGTTCACGGGCCCGCCGTCGCACCGCCTGCCGGCGATGCTCGCGGAAAGCCGCGCCGCGCAGGCCGACGTCTCGACCCGCCTCGCGGGACAGGTGCTCGCCAGCCTCCACGAGCTGCTGCGCGGGCTGGACGCCGCCGATCCGGCGCGCACCCGTGCCCTCGCCCGCGACCGGCCGCAGCATCTGTACGAGGGGCTGCTGACGGTCCTGTTGCGGCTGATCTTCATCCTCTATGCGGAGGATCGCGGGCTCATGCCCTCGGCCGCGGGCACGTCGGCGGCGACGTTGTACGAACGGGGCTATGCGCTGGGCGGGCTGCACCTGCGGCTGCGCGACGACGCGGCGCTCTACCCCGATACGATGGACGAGCGGCGCGGCGCCTGGGGACGGCTGATCGCGCTGTTCCGGCTGGTCGATCGCGGCGATCCGTCCGGCTTCATGCAGGCGCGCGGCGGCAAGCTGTTCAGCGAGCGCGCCTTCCCGTTCCTGCTGGGGCAGGATACGCCGGACGATGCCGAACGCGTGCTGCCGGTCGGTGACGGCTGCGTGCTGCGTATCCTCGACAACCTGCTGATGCTGGCGGGCGAGCGGATCGCCTATCGCTCGCTCAGCGTCGAACAGATCGGCTCGGTCTACGAAACCGTGATGGGCTTCACGGTCGAATGCGCACCCGCGCCGATGCTCGCGATCCGCGCCGGCAAGGCACACCGCGTGCCGGTGTGGGTCGATCTCGCGCGGCTCGACGCGGCTGCGGAGCGCGACCGGCTGCTGCGCGACGACACCGGCCGCACCACCCTCCCCACCGCCGTCGCGCGCGCGCTTCGGTCCGCCCGGGGCACCGAGGCCCTCGCCGCCGCGCTGGCCCCCGTTGCGGACGCCCGCGCCAGCCCGCGTGGCGAGCCGGTCGCACCCGGCACCCCGATCCTCCAGCCGACCGACGAGCGACGCCGCACCGGCAGCCATTACACCCCGCCCTCGCTCACCCGCCCGATCGTTGCGCATGCGCTCGCCCCGGCCTTCGCGCGGATCGGCCCCGACGCGCGCCCGGCGGACGTGCTCGACCTCAAGGTATGCGACCCCGCCGCCGGCTCGGGCGCGTTCCTGGTGGAGGCATGTCGCCAGCTGGGCGAACGGCTGGTGACGGCGTGGCTGCGCTGGCCCGAGCAGCGCCCGACCATCCCGGCGGACGAGGACGATCTGTTGCATGCCAAGCGTCTCGTCGCGCAGCATTGCCTGCGCGGCGTCGATCGCAATCCGCTCGCGATCGATCTCGCCAAACTGTCGCTGTGGCTGGAAACGCTCGCCAGCGCGCACGAATTCACCTTCCTCGATGCGGTCCTGCGCCACGGCGACAGCCTGGTCGGCCTTCCCAATCCGAAGATCGTCGCCGTCACCTGGGGCAAGGTGTCGGGGCAGCACAGCTTCGTCGAGGCGATCGTGCGCGAGGGCATCGACGCCGCCGCGAACCTGCGCCAGCTGATGCGCAGCGAGGCGGAGATCGCGTCCTACGCCGCGCAGGAACGCCGCCACCGCGCCGCGATCGTCGCGCTGGAACGCGCGCATCTGGTCGCCGACGCGATCCTGTGGTCGTTCTTCGCGGGCACCGGCGCGCGCGATCGCGACGCGCGGCTGGCGGAGGTGCAGCAATGCGTCCTCGCCCCCGGCGCCGCCAGCTGGGACCGGCTCACCGCATGGCGCGCAGAGCTGCGCGCCTCGCCGATCGGCATCACCAGCTTTCACTGGGAGCTGGAGTTCGAGGATGTCTTCACCCGCGCCAACCCGGGTTTCGACGCGATCATCGGCAACCCGCCGTTCGCGGGCAAGAACACGATCGCCGCCGGTCACGCCCGCGCCTATCCCGACTGGCTGAAGGCGCTGCATCCGGGCGCCCACGGCAACGCCGATCTGGTCGCGCACTTCTTCCGCCGCGCGTTCAGCCTGCTGCGGCGCGGCGGTGCGTTCGGACTGATCGCGACCAATACCATCCGCCAGGGTGACACGCGCGAAAGCGGGCTGACCCGCATCCTGGGCGAGGGCGGCACCATCTACCGCGCGGTCAGCCGCCACCGCTGGGAGGGCGAGGCGGCGGTCGTCGTGGCGCAGGTCTTCGTCTGCCGCGGCGACGGCGCCGTGCCGCCCACGCTCGACGACCGCCCAGTACGCCGCATCTCCGCCTATCTGATGGAAGGCGACCTCGACGCCTCCCCCGCGACCCTGCGCGAGAATGCGGGCAAGGTGTTCGAGGGGACGAAGGTGTACGGCGCGGGCTTCCTCTTCCGCGACGACAAGCCGTCGACCGCGGCGCACACCCTCGACGCGATGCGGCGTCTTCTGGAACGCGCTCCCCCTGCGCACGCCGTCATCCGGCCGTTCCTGGGTGGGGAGGAGGTCTACAACGATCCGCGCCATCGACCCTTCCGACATGCGATCGACCTGACGGGCTATGCGCTGGAGGAGGCGACCCGCCTGTTCCCCGACGTGGTGGAGGTATTGCGCACCTCGGTAAAGCCGTATCGGGACACCGTATCCCGCTCGCGCACGCGCGACCGCTGGTGGCTGTTCGAGGAAGCCCGCCCCGGCCTTTATGCCGCGATCGGCGCGATGCCTCAGGTCCTCGTCACCAGTTGCGCCGCGACACCGCACTGGGCGCTCGCGCGCGTGCCGAACGATGGCATTTTCGGGAATACGCTGGCGGTGATGGCGCTCGCCTCGCACGCGACGTTCGCCGTCCTCCAGTCTCGCGTTCACGAGGTCTGGACGCGCTTCTTCTCATCGACGCTGGAAGATCGCCTGCGCTACACACCCTCGGACTGTTTCGAGACCTTCCCCCGCCCGGCCGAGCCGCTGTCCTTCCTGCTGGAAGAGCCCGGCCAGGCCTGTCACGACCACCGCGCTGCGCTGATGATCGCGCGTGGCGAGGGGATGACGCCGACCTACAACCGCTTCCACCGCGCCACCGATACCGCCGACGACATCGAGCGGCTGCGCGACCTGCATCATGCGATGGACCGCGCGGTCCTCACCGCCTTCGGCTGGGACGATCTCGCCTCGCGCGCCGAAGCGGTCTTCCTCGATGACACGAACGAGGACGATCACCGCTACCGCGGCCGGCTGTTCTGGCCCGCCGCCTTCCGCGACGCGGTGCTGGAGCGGTTGCTGCGGTTGAACGAGGAACGCGCCACGAGGGAGCGGATGTGA